The genomic window GCCTTTAAGTTTTGGTAGGTTAGATTGAGTTTTGTTTGAGAAAGTTCACTTTCAATTTGAGACAGACGCTTTTTATTTTCGACAATTCGCTTTGTTAATTGACTGTAAATTTCGGCTAAACGTTGCTCATTAGCAGCAATTTGTCCTCTCAAATTTGTTTCACCATCTGCCATAATATTGTTTAATTTCTGCTGACTTTGAGACAGTTCTAATTGCAGACGTTTTTGTTCTTGAATGAGGCGATCAATATCAGCTTGAGTGGATTGAATGGTTTGACGTTGCTGATTCATATCTAAGCTGGCTTCTGCTTCTCTTTGCGACAATTCTGCTCGCAATTCATTGACCGCTTGTAATTGTTTATCATATTGAATTAAGGCGATCGCTCCTTCTTCTTTTAACGGTTCAATTCGGTTTAAAATTTGTTCTTCGGTTTGCAGACTTTGTTGAGTATTTTTTAACCCAGATTGATCCCGTCTTTGAATATCCACTAAGTTTTGTTTTTCGGTGGCTAACTGTTTTTTGGCATCAGCTAACTGTACTTGATTTTGTTGCAGCCGTTTTTCTAATTGAGCCATATCTAAGCGAGCGGTTTGAATACGGGCATTAGACTGCGCTCGCAATGCGTTGAGACGGGCTAAATTTTCCCCATTAACATTAGGAATATCCCCTGATAATTTCGCCCGAAATACTTGATTTTCTGTCACTAATTCTGCTCTTTCTCGACCCAATTGAGCAATTTCTAAAGGAAGATTAGGGGGCAAGTGTCGGGGAATGGAAGCAGCATTCTGCATCAGAGCTTGATAATATTGATTTTCTTGCCCTAGGGATTGTTTTTCTTCATTGAGAGACTTCAAACGAGCAACAGTGTTGGTCGTATCAAAGGTAACGAGTAAATCCCCTGGTTGAACCCGTTCGCCATCTTCAACATGAACTTGGGTAATAACCCCACCGACAGGGGTTTGCACTTCTTTTACTTTGCCTTCTGGTTTTAACTGTCCCGTAACAGGAACCGTTTGTTCAATTTGAGCAACACAAGCCCAACCCAGACCAAAGCTACTCACCCCCATCACTGTCCACAACAGAGCTTTAGACCAAAAACTGGTCTGACGAAACGCTAAGGTGATTTGAGTGGATTCAGGAGAGGAAAAAGCGGATTTTTTGGCACGAATTAAGTGATTCATGAGATTGACTCCGATAAGTAAGTATCTGGACAAAAATAAACATTACGGTGAAGTGAGCAACGTGAGTTCGGTGTTAGGAGTTCGGAGGTCAGAGGGAGAAGAATATCAATTTAAGTCTCTAGTTACTTTTGAGAATTGGTATAAGTTTTATTCCTGCACTCCTAAACTCCTCAAAGCTGCGTTTCCTGTTGCTGATAAAGGCAGTAATAACGTCCTTTCAGGTTCATTAATTCTTCATGGGTTCCCATTTCTGCCACTGATCCGGCATCCATCATCAGAATTAAGTCAGCGTGTTGAATAGTATTGAGACGATGGGTAATGAATAAAACAGTGCGGTTTTGAAAAGCTTGAGCGAGGTTGTGACAAACTGTTTGCTCTGTGCGGTAATCTAGTGCGCTAGTTGCCTCATCCATAATTAATAGATTCGGTTGTTGTAGAACAGTACGAGCGATCGCAATGCGTTGTCGTTGTCCTCCTGATAGGGATGATCCCCGTTCCCCAACACGGGTGTTATAGCCATTGGGCAAGTCCATAATGAAATCATGCGCTCCGGCAATAGTGGCTGCTTCAATAATTTCTTCGCTAGAGGCATCGGGATAAGTAAGAGCGATATTTTCTTCGATGGTGCCATCAAACAGGAGAGAATCTTGAGGAACGACCCCAATTTGACGACGCAGGGAATAAAGTTCTACTTTGGAGATGTCGTAACCATCGAGAAGAATTCTGCCTTGGTTGGGTTGATACAGTCTGACAAGTAGTTTGGTTAAGGTACTTTTTCCTGAACCACTCTGACCAACGATCGCCACAAATTTGCCACTAGGAATGGTTACATTAACATGGTTGAGTTGCAATGTTCCGCCACTTTTGAAGGAAAAAGCTACATTTTCATAGGTAATTGTGCCTTTTACAGTGGGCATGGGTAGATTACCCTGTTGGTCTTCCTCCTGTTCTTGGGGAGTATCCATAATGTCGCTTAACCGTTCTAAAGAGAGTGCCGTTTCTTGGAATTTCTGCCATGTTTGAGCCAAACGCATCAACGGAGAGGTAACGTAACCCGCAATAATACGAAAGGCGATCAGTTCCCCCAGAGTTAAGTGACCTTCGACAACTAAATAAGCCCCCATCCACAACACCAATAATTGAGACAGTTTGTTGAGGAAATTACTAGCAGAACCCGCTAACGCAGCCGTAGTCGAGGTTTTAAACCCTGATTTAACATAACGGCCATAGCGTTTTTGCCATTGCCAACGGGATCGGGTTTCAATATTTTGAGCTTTAACGGTTTGAATACCCGATAAAACTTCCACTAAATAGGATTGGGTGTGACTACTCTTTTCCGCTTTCGTTCTCAGTTGTCGACGGACAATAGGAGAAACCATGAGGGTGAGTATCATAAACACAGGAACCGTCATCAAAGCAACTAAGGTTAATTGCCAACTGTAAATGGCCATGACCAAGATATAGAGTAAGGAAAAAATCGTATCGATAATGACAGTTAAAGCAGTTCCCGTGAGAAAAGCACGAATATTCTCTAATTCACCCATGCGATGGGCTAATTCCCCTACAGGACGCTTTTCAAAGAAGCGCAACGGTAAACGCAACAAGTGATCGATAATTTGAGAACCCAAACTTAAATCAAGGCGATTAGTAGCATCATTAAATAGATAGGTTCGTAAACTGCTTAATATGCTTTCAAACACAGCAATGACCAACATCAAAATCCCGAAAATGGGTAAAGTCTCAAGACTTTTTTGATTAATGGCTAAATCAATAATACGCTGCACCACAAAAGGGTTTACCAGTCCAAAGAGTTGGATAAAAAAAGACGCTAACAACACCTCAAATAAAACCTTGCGATACCGAATTAAGGAAGGCAAAAACCAACGAAAGCCAAATTTTTGCTGTGGGGTAATCTCATTTTTTTGTAACAGTAATGCTTGTCCCATCTCACCCCAAAGATCAAGGAATTGAGGTAATTGGTAGGACTTAATACCCCGTTCAGGAATTCCTAAGACAACCCCTTTCCCACTGCTTTCAAATAGAACAGCAAAACTTTCTTGCCAGGGAATTAATGCAGGAACCGGTAAGCGAGCAATAGCATTAGTCGGAACTTGAACAATTTGGGTATTCAGTCCCATTAATTCTGCTACCGCCGAACATAAGGGCAAAGATAGAGAACCAGTGCGTTGATATTGGTCGCTGAGAACCCGATGAACCGTAGAGCGACGGAACGACATTCCCCAATGTTTAGCAATCATGGCAAAACAAGCTAAAGGGGCTTCTATGTCTCCGACTCCTCGAATATGACGGTAGGGGAAATGGGGAGGGGTTGGAATGAGATTTTGGGGTTTTGAGTCTAATGAAGGGGTTTGTTGTATCAGACGTTCTAACTGTTGCCGTTCTTGGGTCGGGGTTTCAGGGATCGAATCTTGAGTGGTTGGTTTGCCTTGGAAAATTAAGACTTTAAAATCGAGAAGCGGTAAGCCAATTAAACGAACCGCTTGTCCTTTGACTTCTAAATAGGATTGATTTGCATAGATAAGATGTCCAACTGAAAGATTATTAACCGTTCCGGCACTACTAATGAGCCAGAGGCGATCGCGATCGAGTTGATGGTTAGATAACTTGCCAGGGAGTAAATAGCGAATCTGCGCCTTAGTAACCGCTTTTTGTGCCAGTTCTTTGAGATCGACATCAGCCAGGGCTTGTGTTTGTAGTTGTCGTCCTAGGACATCAAACCCTTCAACCAAAGCACAACGTTGTTGCCACAGCCCTTCTTGTAGTAGGATGTGTGCCTGGACAAATTGTCGGAATTCATCTACAGCGATGGTGAAGCAAACGGTGTCTTCTCTAGCGAGGACGGTTTCACAGCCAAGATGACGCAGATTACTAATCCAACCAATTAAAGCACCAGGTTTGAGAAGTTCTAGGGTCATTTCTTGCCCCGTTCGAGGATCTTGACCTAACAAACGAGCTTGACCTTGGTATAAAATAGCAATCTGTTGGGGAATTTGATTACGGGTTAAAATAGGGGTTCCCATCGGATAGAATTGAACTTGTAATCGTGTCGATAGTTCAACCCGTGCAGCTTGAGGTAATTGATTAAAGGGAAATGTTGCTGCTAAAAAGTCTTGAGTGGTAATTTGAGTGGGGATCATGGTTATTTTGCGGTGTAGGGTTTTGGGGGTAGGGTGTAGGGTGTAGGGTGTAGAGAGAAAGTTTAACTACCGAACGCCTGAACTCCCTCAGAAACCATAATTCTAGGAATTTGACGCTGTAATTCTTGGTGCAACCATTGGTTAAACAGTTCATTGAGTAACCGTTTTTCCATTGCGTCATTTAATTGAGCCGGTAAATATTTTTCGAGGCGAACGATCACAAACCAATTTTCAATCCGAGTTAAGGGTAATAATTGACCAGGTTTGTGTCGTGTTAACAGTTTGGCAAGGGTCGGATGGGGAGAAGACAAAGCAACCGGTCCGATCAAGCCTCCTGTTTGAGCTTCTGGCCCCTGAGAATAACAACGAGCAACTTCTGCAAAGTCTTGTTCTTCTTCTTGGATGCGAAAATAAAGTTCCCGTGCCACCATTGCTTTATTAATGCGGAGTAGAGAGTACATTACTTGGTCAAGTTGGCTTTTGCGTTGCAAGAAATAAGCCTCTAACTTATGGCCCCAAGTGATCTGTTTAAATTGTTCAATCTTGCATTGACGGATGATTTGTCGGTTGAGTTGGGTTTGCGTTAATCCCTGTTTTTGCAACCATTGTTGTTTTTGTTCAGGGGTGATCAATTTCTGTTGCTCAAAAAACTGGTCTAAAGCTTGTTTTGTGCGATCGCTGGCAATTTCAATATAGGCGATCGCTTCATCGATAATGAGTTCTCGTACCAGTGACGATAACATTTGATAGTCAATTAGCCTTGTCAACAGTTCTGAAGGGCTAAGGGTTTGGTGTCCAACTTCTAAAATGGCTGTCATGGTTGTCCTACTTCAACGCTCTAACGTCTCAGTAGGTTCGTCTTTTTTGTTTTATGCAAGTATTTTTGCGATCGTTTTTGTAACTCACAAGTATGGGAATTGCTATAGTTCGACAGAAATATTTTTTTAGCCAAATGATCTGCAACTGTGCATAAAAATTCTAACTTCACCCTAAGTATTCATAGAGAGGGTTAAAACTAAGCTTCTTTAACCTTTTATCCATGCAATATAAATCAATTACAGGAGTAAGAACATGGCACAAGTAGACAACGATACCATTGTTGGTGGCGAACAAGGGGACGTTATCTTTGGTGGTTTCGACGCAGACTTAATCGAAACCGGCGATGGATCGGACTTGATTTTCAGTGGTTTTGGTGACGATACCATTGATGCTGGCGGTGGCGATGATGCTATCTTCAGTGGTTTCGGCAACGATAACATCAATGCAGGAGACGGTAACGATTTTGTCTTCAGCAGTTTCGGTGATGACACCATTGATGGTGGCGAAGGAGACGATCTCATCTTTAGTGGTTTTGGTGATGATCAGATCAATGGTGCTAATGGTAACGATGCTATCTTCAGTGGTTTCGGCAACGATAACATCGATGCAGGAGACGGTAACGATTTTGTCAACGCAGGGAAAGGCAATGATTTTGTCTTTGGTGGTGCAGGAGTCGATACTCTCGACGGTGGTAAAGGTAACGATACCGTTGACGGTGGCAAAGGCAATGACATTATGAATGGTGGAGCCGGTAATGACCGTCTCATCTGGAATAATGGCGATGGTAGCGATATCCTTGACGGGGGGAAAGGTTACGACATCTCTGAAGTTAACGATGCTGAGTCCGCCGGCGATGACTTTGTTCTCGGACAAAACGGCGATCGGGCTTTGTTTGAACGGGTCAATTTAGGCCAGTTTAGCCTCGATGCCGATAATGTCGAAGCCTTTGAAATCAATGCCAGTGGTGGGGATGATCGTCTCACCGTTAATGACTTATCTAACACTGATGTAGAACAGGTTAACTTTTCTGGTGGAGAAGGTAATGATGTTCTCGATGGTAGTCAAACCGATACTACTCTGGTCGCTGATGGGGGTGTTGGAGATGATTTACTGCAAGGGGGTAATGCTGCTGATACCCTCAATGGTGGTGCTGGTAATGATACTGTTCTCGGAGGAGGTGGTATTGATGAACTGAATGGCGGTGATGGCGATGACATCATTGATGGCCAAAAAGGCAATGATATTATGAATGGCGGAGCCGGTAATGACCGTCTCATCTGGAATAATGGCGATGGTAGCGATATCCTTGACGGGGGGAAAGGTTACGACATCTCTGAAGTTAACGATGCTGAGGCCGCCGGCGATGACTTTGTTCTCGGACAAAACGGCGATCGGGCTTTGTTTGAACGGGTCAATTTAGGCCAGTTTAGCCTCGATGCCGATAATGTCGAAGCCTTTGAAATCAATGCCAGTGGTGGGGATGATCGTCTCACCGTTAATGACTTATCTAACACTGATGTAGAACAGGTTAACTTTTCTGGTGGAGAAGGTAATGATTTCTTGAATGCTAGTGGTACTAATACCCCCATCTTTGCTGACGGTGGTGTTGGTGATGACATCCTCATTGGTGGAGGTGGTAACGATACCATCATTGGGGGTGCTGGAAGCGACCTCATTATTGGTGGGGGTGGTAACGATGTTCTTATTGGCGGAGATGGGGCAGATGCCTTTGGATTTGATAGTAACGCAGCCTTCGATCTCAATGATATCGGGAGCAATGAAATTCAAGACTTCCAAGTCGGAGAAGACCAGATTATCCTCGATAAGACCGTATTTGCTGCTCTCTCCAGTGGTGCTGGCGATGGTTTTGAAATTGCCAATGAATTTGCTGTGGTAGCCAATGAAGCTGAAGCGGATGCCAGTGAAGCAGCGATTCTCTTTAATTCGAGTACCGGAGCCTTAATTTACAACCAAAATGGTGCAGAAGCGGGTTACGGTGATGGTGGTCAATTTGCTGTCTTAGAAGGGGTTGAAAACCTCACCGCCGAAGATTTTGCCATCAAAGAATAAGTTAAAGGACGCAGGCGAGAAAATAAACAAGCCTCTCCCTGCTTCTCTGCTGACTTTACTAATAAAACGCTTAACGGAGGAGTATTGTACTCCTTTCTACCAGTTTTTTTCTCAAACAACGCAATTAATTGGAGATAGGTACTATGTTAAATCAAAGATCAAACAACCCTAAAGATACTTCTAAATGGTGGCGAGAAATTGGGATGGTTTCTCTAATTGCTTTAGGTGGATTGACTTATGGACTATTACAATATCCCGATGATTTCATCCCATCGCAACCCAATTTTGAGCAAATAACAGCTAATTGGCACATTCCTACGGTTCAAACCTTCACAGGAAATACTAGCGGTGTCTGGTCAGTTGCTCTTAGTGAGGACGGCAAAATTCTAGCCAGTGCAGGACATGATGGACAGATTAGAATATGGGATATTGAACAAGGAATACTCTTACATCGCTTACCAGCGGAGAAACAGGCAGTTTTAGCCGTTGCCTTTAGCCCTGATGACTCCATTTTAGCCAGTAGCGGACAAGACGGGATGATTCGTTTCTGGAATTGGCAGACTGGGGAGTTGATTACTCAACTTCCGGGTCATAATAAACCGGTACGTTCTTTTGTGTTTAGTTCTGATGGTCAAACCTTAATTAGTTGTAGTTGGGATAAGACCATTAAAATTTGGAATTGGCGCAGGGGAGAACTTCAGCAAACCCTTACAGGTCATTCGGTTGGGGTGTTTGCGATCGATATTAGTCCTGATGGTCAAACCATTGCTAGTGTTAGTAAGGATAAAACCATTAAACTATGGGATGTTATGACTGGGGAATTAAAACAAACCCTAACGGGTCATGAAGACTCAGTGAGAACGGTTGCTTTTAGTCCTGACGGCCGTTATTTGGCCACGGGTAGCAATGACACAACGATTAAGTTATGGCAAGTAGCTACGGGAACGCTGATTGAGACGTTAAACGCTCATGAAAGTTTTGTCAATTCTGTTGTCTTTAGTTCTGATAATCAGACTTTAATTAGTGCGAGTCAGGATAATAAAATTAAGCGTTGGGATTTAAACAGTCTGACGGTTCTGCAAACATTTTCTGATCATAATGCGCCGGTGAATTCTGTCGCTTTAAGTGCTGATGGTCATCAATTTGTCAGTGGTAGTTGGGATAGAACTGTGAAAGTATGGCGACCTTTTTGATCAGTGTTAATACCCATTCTAAGTTTTTTAGTAGAAATTGGATCGATTATCCAGCAAAACTTAAGAATAATAAAACGCCTCCTAAAATAGTTTCTACACCTCCAGCTATGCGAATATAGCGTTGTAAAAATTCATCAGACCAATTTTTAACGAAATTTGCCCAACTCGGAACCAGCAGATATAAAACGCATTTAGTGGTCACTAACCACCCGATAATAGTAATCAAAACAGTCCAGTTAGTCACCCAAAGATTATGGCCAAACACAACAATTAATCCCCAAGGAAGGAACAAAAGTGACCAAAAAATTAACCCAGTTGGTTTTGTTAACAGTTCTTTGACTAAATCTTTCCAAACTGCACTTTGAAATAGATAGGATAGACCCGTTATGATTAAAAAACTAGCAATAATCCGTTCAATTATTAGTGTCATAACTTACCTCCTTGATGACAACATTTTGACAAGGAAGGTCAGAAGTCGATAGTTTCATGTTTTCGACTCTTTGCTTTTATTATAATCATTTTTGATCCAATTGGTGTTATGCCTCTTTAACCATAGCAAGTATCCAAGCAGCGACTAAACTAACCCAAACAAGCAATTCTAACCATTTAATCCAAAAAGTTCTCCTCCACCAAAGTTTAACCCAAGAAAAATTTACATTCTGCCCATAACTTTTAAGATTATTTGCCCATCGTAAAGGACTATCTTGAGGTGTATAGAACCAGTTAAACATAGAAAACAAGAAAGGTAATCCACCTACTTTAGCACTGACTAATAAATGAAAAGCTAAACTAATAAACATGATTACCCATGATAGTAAATGGCCTAAATACCACACATGGTTAAGTTCTCCATTGGGCAACCATTTTTCGTCCATCATTTTGCCAGTAAAAACTGCAAACGTCAAAGAAATAAGCATTAATGTATTGATGACCCGATGAAGATGATAAGACCAACCTTTTTGGGAAATATGGGTTAAATTAGCTAAAGTGTTCCGTTGAATTAAACGTTTTCGACCCTGATGAAAAGCATAAAAAACTAAAGTAGGAAAAATTAATAACGTCCAAAGTCCAAAAGTCCCATGAATTCCTTCGATTTCTTCAAACTTGGGTAAAGGAATTTGTCCCCATCTACCGTCATAAACATCATAAGTCCAGTACGCGGTAATCATGGCTAAGATAAGGAATAAAGTGGTTAAACCATGTACAAAACGGAGTAATAAAGGTTGATAAGGGCGTATAACTTTCATGATAATAACTAAGGCTTAAATTCGGTAGGCCCAAGGAAGAAAGAAGATAAGAAGCTATCTCTTTTTCCCTTTGCCTTTTGCTTTATCTATTGTTCTGATTCAACCATAGAAAAGAATCCAGGAACCCTGCCGGCAGCTGCACCACCATCTTTCTGAGACAGGATGACCGCACTAATTTGATCGCTCATAACAGCCACTTTTTTTTCAGTTTGTTTCTCACAAGTTAACTCAATTAACTGAGAGGTTCCTGATTTCATGGCATTGACAATCTGATTATAAAGTGTTTGTGCGTCTTCGACTTCTTTGCGTTGCACCGAAATAGGAAGAGGCGTATACTTTAGGGCTAAATCAATACTAATCATTAAGGCTCCTTGCGGTAAATGCTTTCTATTTTATTATGAGTGAAAAATGGGCAGTGTGGGGAGTGTGAGAAGGGGGTAGACTCTTGATCTAATACTGAAACTTTAAAGGACGAAGAAAGAAGATAAAATAGTGATACCGTTGATCTTGGAAGTTGAATAAATGAATACTTGCGTGTTAATGGCGAAAGTCATTAGTAACCCAGAATTACGCTATACCCCAGATAACCAAACCGAAGTGGCGCAAATGTTGGTAGAATTTGAAGGGCGGCGAAAAGAAGATGCC from Crocosphaera subtropica ATCC 51142 includes these protein-coding regions:
- a CDS encoding HlyD family efflux transporter periplasmic adaptor subunit, which produces MNHLIRAKKSAFSSPESTQITLAFRQTSFWSKALLWTVMGVSSFGLGWACVAQIEQTVPVTGQLKPEGKVKEVQTPVGGVITQVHVEDGERVQPGDLLVTFDTTNTVARLKSLNEEKQSLGQENQYYQALMQNAASIPRHLPPNLPLEIAQLGRERAELVTENQVFRAKLSGDIPNVNGENLARLNALRAQSNARIQTARLDMAQLEKRLQQNQVQLADAKKQLATEKQNLVDIQRRDQSGLKNTQQSLQTEEQILNRIEPLKEEGAIALIQYDKQLQAVNELRAELSQREAEASLDMNQQRQTIQSTQADIDRLIQEQKRLQLELSQSQQKLNNIMADGETNLRGQIAANEQRLAEIYSQLTKRIVENKKRLSQIESELSQTKLNLTYQNLKADTSGVVFDLKASQPGFVAKASQPLLKIVPQDFLIAEVFITNQDIGFVKEGMPVDVRIDSFNFSEYGDIQGKIISIGKDALEPDEIYPFYRFPALIRLETQNLSVNGRELSLQSGMSISANVIVNEKRRVISLVAESLVKKLDALKSVD
- a CDS encoding peptidase domain-containing ABC transporter — encoded protein: MIPTQITTQDFLAATFPFNQLPQAARVELSTRLQVQFYPMGTPILTRNQIPQQIAILYQGQARLLGQDPRTGQEMTLELLKPGALIGWISNLRHLGCETVLAREDTVCFTIAVDEFRQFVQAHILLQEGLWQQRCALVEGFDVLGRQLQTQALADVDLKELAQKAVTKAQIRYLLPGKLSNHQLDRDRLWLISSAGTVNNLSVGHLIYANQSYLEVKGQAVRLIGLPLLDFKVLIFQGKPTTQDSIPETPTQERQQLERLIQQTPSLDSKPQNLIPTPPHFPYRHIRGVGDIEAPLACFAMIAKHWGMSFRRSTVHRVLSDQYQRTGSLSLPLCSAVAELMGLNTQIVQVPTNAIARLPVPALIPWQESFAVLFESSGKGVVLGIPERGIKSYQLPQFLDLWGEMGQALLLQKNEITPQQKFGFRWFLPSLIRYRKVLFEVLLASFFIQLFGLVNPFVVQRIIDLAINQKSLETLPIFGILMLVIAVFESILSSLRTYLFNDATNRLDLSLGSQIIDHLLRLPLRFFEKRPVGELAHRMGELENIRAFLTGTALTVIIDTIFSLLYILVMAIYSWQLTLVALMTVPVFMILTLMVSPIVRRQLRTKAEKSSHTQSYLVEVLSGIQTVKAQNIETRSRWQWQKRYGRYVKSGFKTSTTAALAGSASNFLNKLSQLLVLWMGAYLVVEGHLTLGELIAFRIIAGYVTSPLMRLAQTWQKFQETALSLERLSDIMDTPQEQEEDQQGNLPMPTVKGTITYENVAFSFKSGGTLQLNHVNVTIPSGKFVAIVGQSGSGKSTLTKLLVRLYQPNQGRILLDGYDISKVELYSLRRQIGVVPQDSLLFDGTIEENIALTYPDASSEEIIEAATIAGAHDFIMDLPNGYNTRVGERGSSLSGGQRQRIAIARTVLQQPNLLIMDEATSALDYRTEQTVCHNLAQAFQNRTVLFITHRLNTIQHADLILMMDAGSVAEMGTHEELMNLKGRYYCLYQQQETQL
- a CDS encoding peptidylprolyl isomerase, producing MTAILEVGHQTLSPSELLTRLIDYQMLSSLVRELIIDEAIAYIEIASDRTKQALDQFFEQQKLITPEQKQQWLQKQGLTQTQLNRQIIRQCKIEQFKQITWGHKLEAYFLQRKSQLDQVMYSLLRINKAMVARELYFRIQEEEQDFAEVARCYSQGPEAQTGGLIGPVALSSPHPTLAKLLTRHKPGQLLPLTRIENWFVIVRLEKYLPAQLNDAMEKRLLNELFNQWLHQELQRQIPRIMVSEGVQAFGS
- a CDS encoding calcium-binding protein, with protein sequence MAQVDNDTIVGGEQGDVIFGGFDADLIETGDGSDLIFSGFGDDTIDAGGGDDAIFSGFGNDNINAGDGNDFVFSSFGDDTIDGGEGDDLIFSGFGDDQINGANGNDAIFSGFGNDNIDAGDGNDFVNAGKGNDFVFGGAGVDTLDGGKGNDTVDGGKGNDIMNGGAGNDRLIWNNGDGSDILDGGKGYDISEVNDAESAGDDFVLGQNGDRALFERVNLGQFSLDADNVEAFEINASGGDDRLTVNDLSNTDVEQVNFSGGEGNDVLDGSQTDTTLVADGGVGDDLLQGGNAADTLNGGAGNDTVLGGGGIDELNGGDGDDIIDGQKGNDIMNGGAGNDRLIWNNGDGSDILDGGKGYDISEVNDAEAAGDDFVLGQNGDRALFERVNLGQFSLDADNVEAFEINASGGDDRLTVNDLSNTDVEQVNFSGGEGNDFLNASGTNTPIFADGGVGDDILIGGGGNDTIIGGAGSDLIIGGGGNDVLIGGDGADAFGFDSNAAFDLNDIGSNEIQDFQVGEDQIILDKTVFAALSSGAGDGFEIANEFAVVANEAEADASEAAILFNSSTGALIYNQNGAEAGYGDGGQFAVLEGVENLTAEDFAIKE
- a CDS encoding WD40 repeat domain-containing protein, which produces MLNQRSNNPKDTSKWWREIGMVSLIALGGLTYGLLQYPDDFIPSQPNFEQITANWHIPTVQTFTGNTSGVWSVALSEDGKILASAGHDGQIRIWDIEQGILLHRLPAEKQAVLAVAFSPDDSILASSGQDGMIRFWNWQTGELITQLPGHNKPVRSFVFSSDGQTLISCSWDKTIKIWNWRRGELQQTLTGHSVGVFAIDISPDGQTIASVSKDKTIKLWDVMTGELKQTLTGHEDSVRTVAFSPDGRYLATGSNDTTIKLWQVATGTLIETLNAHESFVNSVVFSSDNQTLISASQDNKIKRWDLNSLTVLQTFSDHNAPVNSVALSADGHQFVSGSWDRTVKVWRPF
- a CDS encoding cytochrome b/b6 domain-containing protein, encoding MKVIRPYQPLLLRFVHGLTTLFLILAMITAYWTYDVYDGRWGQIPLPKFEEIEGIHGTFGLWTLLIFPTLVFYAFHQGRKRLIQRNTLANLTHISQKGWSYHLHRVINTLMLISLTFAVFTGKMMDEKWLPNGELNHVWYLGHLLSWVIMFISLAFHLLVSAKVGGLPFLFSMFNWFYTPQDSPLRWANNLKSYGQNVNFSWVKLWWRRTFWIKWLELLVWVSLVAAWILAMVKEA